TGGAAGCGAAAGTGGAGAAAAGAACCGAAGAGTTGAAAAAACAAAACCGGATTCTTCATGAAGAATTGGGAATGGCCGCCAATTTACAAACAAGATTGATCCCTCAGCTCGACGGAAGAATTCATCGTTTGTCAGTAAACTCGGTTTATATTCCCGTGGATCAGGTCGGAGGGGATTTCTTAGATTATCATATTCTAAATGAGAAAAAGGTAATGTTTATTCTCTGCGACGTTTTGGGTCACGGGGTCGCGTCCGCTCTTGTTTCTTCGATGCTCAAGGTTTCGTTTTTGGAATTGAGTCGAAAGATGGAGGAGCCTTCTAAAATTCTTTCCGAATTGAACAACCGGATGTTTCAGGTTTTGGAGAAGAATTTTATATCCGCCTTTGTCTGTCTTTATGATCTCGAAAAGGACGAATTTCGATATTCCGTGGCGGGGCATCCCCCTCCCGTTTTGATTCGAGAAGAACCTGCCGAACCTGAATTTCTAAAGGGAAGGGGAATGATTCTGGGGATGTTGAAAACGATAGAACCGGAAACTTATACGATCGCTCTGAAAACGGGAGATCGATTTTTCTTTTATACGGACGGAGTCACGGAGGCCCTCAGCCCGGAGAGAGAGATTTTTGGAGAAAGGAGACTTCTGGAAGTTTTGAAGAATAATTTTTTTCGAAATCCGAGAAATCTGAACGAAGAGATCTTGGCAACGGTGCGATCTTTTTCTTCCTCTAAGATTCCCGACGATCTGACTTACTTGACTGTGGATATAATGTAGCAAAGGATTCTCAACTCACCCGCGATCCTACACATTCAAGCCGAATGATCCCTCGCTAAAAGCCAACTCAACTCACCGTTAAAGATCGTTTTAACTCAAAATTCCCTCATCTCAATCTTTTTACTATTACGCTGATTCAACGAAGTATCTAATCATCGGGTATTATCCAAAGACCTGTTCTTACTGTAAAATTCCCTTATCTGCCTAACTCCCTTTATGGAACTCCATCGAAAAATGATAAAATTGCTTTTATAGAGATTCTATTGATTTTGTCGTGGATGCCCGAAAAACGATGCTCCTGGAAGAACAGCTAACGAATTGTATCGCGTAAAAGATTTCGATAAAAAAGAATTGACTTCGTTTTCTTATATAGCTATATGTTTATATAATAATTTAGCTATGCAAAACCTCGATTCTACCTTTGCCGCACTCGCTGACAGCACTCGCCGCGCAATACTCATGCGCCTCGCGAAGGGTGATTCAACGGTTATGGAACTCGCTAAACCTTTCAAAATGAGCCAGCCGGCCATTTCGCGGCATCTCAAAGTTTTGGAGGAGGCTGGTCTTATTTCAACCACGATCCGCGCACAGGAGCGCCCGCGCCGACTTGAAACTGCGCCGCTCAAAAAAGCCATAGATTGGATTGAGAAATACCGCCAGATGTGGGAGAAACGTTACCAAATACTCGACGGGTTACTCGAAGAATTGCAGACGATACAAACAAAAGGAGATCAACAAAAATGAAAACAGATCAAAAAGAAGTGAAGGTAGAGCTTCGAGGCGAAACCGAAGTCGTGCTCACACGCTATTTCGCCGCACCGCGTGAATTGGTATTCGACTGCTTCACCAAACCCGAGCTGATTCGTCGCTGGCTGACTGGTCCTGAAGGCTGGTCGCTTGACACTTGTGAGAACGACCTTAAGGTCGGTGGCAAATACCTCTATGTTTTTGTGGACTCAAAAGGAACCAAAATGGGTATTTATGGAAAATTTCTCGAGGTGATTGTTCCTGAGAAATTGGCGAATAATGAGAATTACGCTACGGACATGTCGGCGTTTAATCCGGATGGTCCTGAAAATCCAGACGCTACCGTCGAGTCACGTGCCTTCACGACAGAAGGCAATCTAACGCTCATGACACACGTCTGGAAATATGCTTCATCCGAAATACGCCAGATGGAACTCGGCGCGGCCGATGGTTGGGTAATACTCTTCCAACAACTCGATAAATTATTATTGGAGCTCGCAAAATAGATCTAAAACACTTCGCTGTGATCTTTGCGGCATGTTTCTCGTTTTCGTAATGTCGCAAGGGATCGGCTCTATTTTAGAAAAACGTAATGGTGTTTCCGTTACGCAATCATTCGATAATGTGATTTCGGGGATTGATCCTATATCGGAATGTTTTTGTAGAAGCCAGGAGAAGGCTTCTTCTATAATTCTTTTTGATTGATTGA
This is a stretch of genomic DNA from Leptospira tipperaryensis. It encodes these proteins:
- a CDS encoding ArsR/SmtB family transcription factor, whose translation is MQNLDSTFAALADSTRRAILMRLAKGDSTVMELAKPFKMSQPAISRHLKVLEEAGLISTTIRAQERPRRLETAPLKKAIDWIEKYRQMWEKRYQILDGLLEELQTIQTKGDQQK
- a CDS encoding SRPBCC domain-containing protein; protein product: MKTDQKEVKVELRGETEVVLTRYFAAPRELVFDCFTKPELIRRWLTGPEGWSLDTCENDLKVGGKYLYVFVDSKGTKMGIYGKFLEVIVPEKLANNENYATDMSAFNPDGPENPDATVESRAFTTEGNLTLMTHVWKYASSEIRQMELGAADGWVILFQQLDKLLLELAK